The Chelmon rostratus isolate fCheRos1 chromosome 9, fCheRos1.pri, whole genome shotgun sequence sequence actgCTACCTTTTGGTCCTGTATTCAACAGACAGAGGCTTTTGGTCTTCTGACCCATATTTAGACATATACTTTTTAAAGTGGTTAAAAGGCCAATTGTGTATAATTAAAGTaaaatttgtatgttttttagTTTGCATTTAAGATAGACGTCCTTAGGTTATAGGCTGCAACGCAGCTGTCTTGTTGCCTGCAGGGCTAAAAGTTTGCAACGCCACACGGGGGCGCCACATCAATGGGTTACAAAGTGGAGGGtgaagagatggaggaatgGAAAAGACCTGCTGCTGATTAGCATAAAcgctttttctccctctcttcttttcaaCAGGCCAGTCAGGCCTGGACTTTTTCCTCTGTGTAATATCAAACACCAGCAAGTGCTTAGTCAATATTGTTTCTAAACACCAGACTGAACATGGCTGACTGGGCTAATAATGAAAGGCTAGGCCGGTAGAAAGGCTATATGAGTTGTCTGAATAAAGATATTACaggcaaatagaaaaagagacACCAAATTAGCTTGTTAGGGTACTTTTTAGCTTACATCCTCTCCTTCAATTAGCCAGAGAATAAATCTGTTTGCATGCTTTAAAACGAGTCTTTGTAACATATGCTGAACAGTGACCTTATTGTCAACTCAAATTTAGAATTACAAGataattattttgtttaatttggctttatttgcttatttgtcAACAGGCTAAATAAAGCTAAAGTTAGCTTAGAAGGCTAGCTAATTTTTATTGTTGGCTAGTACCTCCCCAAAAGACACCCCACAAATacgttaaaaaaagaaaaataaataaaagaggtAAATGCTAAAGGTAAATGTTAAAACATAATGTGACTGTAGAAGAGCAGAAGTAGAGAAGTGTCAGTAAACCGAGAGTAAAGACAGTTTCACAGTTATATCTGGTATCTGAACTTTGCTAattttagctaacattagctatcGGTCATGCCAGACCAAGTTCACCTGTAGCAGCAAAGGAGTGTGTTATATTAGTCATGAATTCAAGTTTTCATGTGTTACagtaagtttattttttttcttattccgAAACATACTGTCTTGGCTTCACTTTAAATGTCATTAAgcatgctgttttgttttatgacACGTTTTATGACTGTAGCCTGTTGTGCTTCATGTTTTTACAAAGAGCTCTGTCTATAATGTTATTAATATCATTCTATATTATTGATTCAGTGGTCCACATATGCTGCACTGACATCTTCACCGCGGCCGCACAGCCGTAGCTGGTTAATTACAACAAtgtatgcattttatttgaGCTCAATCTGGGATTTGAATAATTGGCATCATTGCGCACAGCGACCACCCGAGCCCATGAACGCGCACGTACAGTTAATGGGGTTTACGTGCGCGCGTTCTGAGCCCGAGCCACAAAAGCAGCCAGTCTCCAGCGAGGTGGGCGCACAACGTCTGCACCGACATCAACAAACGACCCCGGGAGTGAGTCGATGAAAAGGAAGAACCGACAGAACCCCGGACATCCTGCCGGACTCTTGAGAAGAGAAGTTCTATGAGaagttgacattttaaaagtgaCTTAAAAGAGAATATTCAATTAATGATTTTCTCACTTTGCAAATTGGCAAACTTGTGGCTCAAAACGCTGTGCGAGGTGGAAAGATGACGGTGACATAACTTCTCATCTCTGGATCCATTCACTGAGTTTATCTGTCACTAAATAAATGTCACTGGAGAGTCGCTAACCCGGACTGGCACGCTCGGTGTCCGGGAGCTGAAGCCCACAGGACGCAGGGAACCGTGAACCGCAGCGGCTTGCCGGGATGGTGCGCCTGCTGAACTGCCTGCTGCTGGGATATCTGACCTGGAATCTGCGGATATCGGACGCACAGGGGGAGTACTGCCACGGCTGGCTGGACGCTAATGGGAATTATCATGAGGGCTTCCAGTGTCCGGAGGACTTTGACACCATGGACGCCACCGTGTGCTGCGGCTCCTGCTCGCTGCGGTACTGCTGCGCGGCCGCGGACGCGCGGCTGGACCAGGGCAGCTGCACCAACGACAGGGAGGTGGACGACACCGAGTTCGCAGCGCGTAAGTTTAGTCGCTTTTAAACTCGTGTTTGGTTCATTTTAAAGTTCAGGTCTTCCCCAGCTTCTCAGCAAAACCTCACATAAAAGTGCAGATTGGTTCAGAGTTGAATAAGGTTGGATAAAAACACCGCAAATACATGATTTAATTGTTAAATCAATTCAATTTAACCTCGATGCAATTCaaaattaaatgagaaaaacacagtaaaaaacaaatgtttagtCTAATCTGTGGCTTTTTAGTCTGATTGAGCTGTAGGAAAGTTCtacagaggtcagaggtcagctgggCAACATCAGTGCAGACAGGACAGAGCAGGTTTCAGTGCTtggctcaaggacacttcagttTCCAACCACCAGACCGCCTACTGTCATATGAAATTATGAGAAACGAATATGCTAAAGATTTGTTGTGTCTGCTCACAGCGGACAGAAACACATGTGTCTTCAGAGGCGTTTGAGGGACTATTCAACACAGCATgttgaagataaaataaaaatgtgtgttaacTTGTTAAAAAGATGCAGGAAAAAACTACTGATGTGttgaaaatgacacttttcTTACACGTGTATGGTCTGTTTTACAAGACTGTCTCATGCCACCTTTTTCTATGCACTTAGTGTCAGttgaattagttttttttttaaggttttcatGTATATCCGGCATTAATCAACCAGAGTGTCCAGTTTCCAACACCTGCTTTTGTCTCCGTTCCTGTGGCTTCATTTGACCTCACTGCAGATTTCCATCGGCGCGAAAAGGAAAACCGAGGAGTTTTTGATACCAGTCACTCAACAAATGCTCTTAAAGCTAATTCTTTACGGATCTTTAAGCAGAAATCAGGACAAAACTCGCTGGATCACAATGCAGGAATGTTTTCTCACAGCTTACCCACACAAGCAGGCTTATTGTGCTGCCAAATATAAAAGTCATTCAGTCTGACAGCTCCCTAATTTGCCAACCAAAGTAATCACAACATTATGAGACAGCAACTCATTTTCTTTGGCTTCTTTAAACACTGAACAGACTCAGTGTGTTACATTAACCCTCTGTTAGTTGTGAAATCTTTAGTAATTGGACGCTTTAACCCTCAAGGTTTCATCGGTTTTCTTTAAATTTCCCGAACTGATAAGCTGCTGAGCTTTAACTGAACGCACTGTGTGCTGGCAATTTCCTAATTTTCCCCCtctcaaaataaataaacattagcTGATTTCCTCCCAAAGTGCAAACGGGCTTAGTAGAGGGTAAcctgagctgtttgtgttttccagcaggAATGTGCCTGTTAGGGTTTGTTAATAATACGATGGAgcatttaaaagaaatgacCTGATTAAATGTTCAGTATCAGGATTTTAGCCACTAAAAACATCAGTGCAGGCTTTAGTTTTTAGTGAGCAACGAGGTAACACTTTACTTAACCCCCTGTATTTTGGATTTATAAGCCCTATGTAAACATCCTGTAATGTAGTTAAGAGTTTAAGTATTTGTCAGTAACTAAAACGCCTCCTGTGTGCACCCATAAGTGGAGCTGATGTATGAACAGATCATGAATGacaacacagtaaacacagttgtaataatgtaaaatatgtccTCATAGAAGTTGTTATTGTCGACAAATATTGTTGATTAGCAAACActtaaaatgcagctttctgCTTCCTCATTATTATCCTAACCtgcctgtgtttcctctgcccTCAGAGCCCGTCTACGTGCCCTTCCTCATGGTGGGAAGCATCTTCGTCGCCTTCGTCGTGGTCGGCTCCCTGGTGGCCGTCTACTGCTGCACCTGCCTGCGGCCCAAGCAGCCGACCCAGCAGCCCATTCGCTTCTCCCTGCGTAGCTGCCAGGGCGAAACCATCCCCATGATCCTCACCACCGCTCCCCCGAGCCTCCGCGCCCCATCGCGACAGTCCAGCACCGCCACCACCAGCTCCAGCTCGGCCGGAGGCGGCAGCTCCATGCGGAGGTTCTCCCTCGGGGGTCAGGGGCAGCAGCACGGCTGCCTGGTGTCTGCCACCGTCTCCTCGTCAGCCTCCACCCCCACGCAGACCCCTCAgactctgcctccacctccgcctcctcctTACACATCCCCACCGGCGGCCATGTCAGGAGGCATCCAACACCCCACCACCCACacccagctccagctccaccagCCCTCCATGCCCTCTCAGAGCACCGGGTTCCTCCTGCCGCAGCAGTACTTCTTCCCCCTGCAGCCCGACGCCTTCACAGCGGCCAAGAGCTTCGCCGACTTCGGACAGAGCTGACAGGGCTCCCAGCGGCGGAAATAGAGGGATTACAATATTTTCAGATGGTGGGATGTGAGCCGGCgaggacaaacacactgcaacacagcTGGCGGTGTTTGGGTGGAGGGCCCGGGCCAGCTCAatggacacagagagagcaacagGAGGACGAGGGATAAAGTACAACAAAGCTGCTGTGGTGGAGCGACGTGGCCTGAGGCGCTTCCCCCTCTGCATCGCACATCAGGACACATCCACAGAGCTGTTAGAGGCACTAACAGTTTGGAATCTCGTgcacttttatcttttattgtAAACAGACCTCACTGgccttcatttttattttttatacatgctgtttttaaaggGGACAGCTCACCATACAGACTAAAACCTTAGCAGCGTATCAAACACcttcttttaaaaacagaaatactgtagGCAGCGACACTGTCAAACTCAGACTCTGAGCATTGTTACTTTGTTAGAAATAGATGTTGGAAACCAGGGAAATTTCGTGTTTTTTGACAATCGCAAGGACCTCTGAAGGAAGGGATGACCTGATACACAAAGGTCGTTTAATTTTGGAAGAAATGTGGACTTTTATAAGATGTTGTACAGGCATTATAGCCGCAGCAGGGTTGTCATGTTGATTCCCTAATTTACAGCAAATAAAAAGTTGTCCCTCAGTACCTTCTGTGCACTGATACATGTAAAGAAAAATctgttaaatgacattttttgacatatgaacaaaaaagaagaaagaaaagaaaaagcgaGCGCTCTGAAAGAAGCCTCATCATCGctcaaacaaaaaggaaaccGGAGCGGCCGGGTCCGGCACAGCAGCTCCCTACCTGTCGCTCATTCTTGCGCCAGACTTCACAGCAGGAATGCAGCGCTGAGATCAGTCATTGTCAGTGTTCAATGAGCATGGCATGGCCACAGTGTTAAAAACAACTCGCCCCAGAAATAGAGGTTTAGGTTGCAGCAACAGGTATGGAAAAATCTCAACAAAGACCTTTCTGTTCTCCGCTTATCTGTCTGTGAAATAGACTTGGCAATCAGCGTCTCATGAAACCTGCAAACCTGCTGCATTCAGGGCTCCCCGAAGTCTGTTATCACTGGACTTTGatatcacaaaacacaacttcCATCATGAGAAATTTGACGGATTTTAGTGTTAACTTTTTCAGGTCTTGTTTATGTTTGCAGCTGTCAGTTCAGACTTCAGCTCTCACATTCCACGCTCTGCTTATAAAGAGAAAATGCAAGTTGTGAACAAGGTTTCATGACATTTCCTAAATCTTTGGGATACGTAAAATCTTTAATGTCTTTGCCAGGCCTCAAAAAGTTTCCAGCTTCTTTTTCCAAGTTATCCATGAAGGCAGGAATCCTGATTATTAGTCCGGGCACTGAAGGCTTTTACTCGAAATTTAAACTTTTTCTGGGTCCCAAACTTCTGACAACTCTCATAACAAAATCTGTCATATACTTAAATCGCTGTGGTTCAATTAAGTTGTAATCTTTGACATTTCCATGAATCAAACCAGGCTTTTGATACCATTTATGGTTGGCAGTTTTTCCATTCCATAATTTTCTCTATAGTTTTCAGTCctagtggcggagtccgccatcCCTGCCCTGGATTCAAACCGCCTGTCTATGATCAGAGGATTTACAGGAAAAGATGCCTGGATGTAATCCAGCTTCAAGGTACGGTCACATTACATTTCCCTTCAGCAAAAATGTAACATAAAAGGACAAGCTGTCACAGCTGTGATGAGGGTGATAAATTAATATTGATCAGAGTCAGTGACTGTAAACAGAGTGACGCCACAGTCAGTGTCTGGTGGTGTGATAATGTgtcaaatacagaaaaacatttatatctTCTCCGTTCGcaaacacagtgcagctgcCACTGAATATCAAAAAACGTCAACATTTATTCTCAAAAGAAGAAACAGTCCATTTATAATCAGCTGATCCTGTTAAATGCAGTAATACTACAAGATGGATCAAACACAGATACACCAGCTGCTCTTTGCAATCCGTTTTCACTTCTTTATCAAACcacatgatgtttttttggCTGCACTGTTAACACATACACCAGTTTCCCTCCTGCCTTTCTGACAAAGCTGCTCAACAAGTATTTTTTAAGTGATTGAAGCCAAAACCAACGATTAATCATTGATTTATCTGGTGAttcttttctgcatttattgTTTGATCTGTAAAATGGTAGAAAATTGTTCCTTAAGCTCAAGGTCTTAAAGTATCCTGTTTTGctcgaccaacagtccaaaacccaaaaatatttcatttgtaaCAGGAAACAAAATCTTCGCATTAGAGGCACTGAAATGTTGATCTCCTTgcttaatgaatgaattatagATTATCAGATGTTTCCACTAGTAATTGTTTCAACCTAAAATTTTAACACTATCTGGTAGATTTATGGCACCAACCTAAAAATATCTATCTAATCTAAAAATGCTAAATCATAAAAAATGGCTCCCTGATGTATTTAACAAACAtaagaaatatgaaatacaGTCTGCTTGGGTCACTTTTAGCTAATTGGGATACTTATCTATGATGTGAACAGattactgtgtgtttggagtCCCAGGCAGTCCACACAAGTAGAAGGTCGACAACTCAGGACTGTGTTGGTGTCACTTGTTAGTCCTGCAGGCGGACTGATCGgttcctctctgccttttcctgTTTAGCTCTCACTGCTGTTCGTATGTCCTGTTTgtcgccacacacacacacacacacacaagatgacACCGTGATTACAAACATGCACGTacacagaagaagcagcagtgATGTTCACATTGTTCCTCCATGACTGTAAAGTTTATTTCAGTAGTCCTTCATGGCAGTAAAAGACAACACTTATAAGTTTGCAGTCCCAACATGCAGAACAATCATTGAACAAAATGACGGAAAAAAGAAACGAATATCgaaaagaaaagtcaaaggtgcgcctttttttttctctt is a genomic window containing:
- the shisa3 gene encoding protein shisa-3 homolog, which codes for MVRLLNCLLLGYLTWNLRISDAQGEYCHGWLDANGNYHEGFQCPEDFDTMDATVCCGSCSLRYCCAAADARLDQGSCTNDREVDDTEFAAQPVYVPFLMVGSIFVAFVVVGSLVAVYCCTCLRPKQPTQQPIRFSLRSCQGETIPMILTTAPPSLRAPSRQSSTATTSSSSAGGGSSMRRFSLGGQGQQHGCLVSATVSSSASTPTQTPQTLPPPPPPPYTSPPAAMSGGIQHPTTHTQLQLHQPSMPSQSTGFLLPQQYFFPLQPDAFTAAKSFADFGQS